The genome window TTATGTCCTACCCCACTCCCATCCAGGGATCTTATGTCCTAATCTTTCACTGGggctctgagccaggctgggagcagtggggatgggatggtgttAGGAGAAGGGCACGTCCAGCTGGCTACGGCAGCcacagggacttattcctgcccaTGGGTGACACTTGCAACCTTACAAGAGCTTCCCACCGAGCATAACTTACCCTCCTGAGTGTTTGTCCTCACATTCGGTGTGTTAGGTGCAGTTGGTGGCCCTCTGCATTATGTTTCTGATAACAACTGACTGATAACCTCAATCTGAAAAGAGCAATAGCACCCACAGTTCTTGGTATCAAAATCTTCacgtgtggccattcctcctagggctactgcaaggctggtgtttacaAAGCCCTCTGAAAGGACTTGGTGGGATATCTCCTTTCCAAGCGCAGTGATTTTACATCAGGTGAGccatggacatttttcttcttttgcaagacagagatggctgttcttttgaggctgaaatagattccgggggaggggacggggggtgtgtgtgtgtgtgtgttcaaatttggatatagtcctgcaaagctctgctcacctgcagactgctcacttgagcatttaatgcaagtgaatatggagggatgaggatggagtccctcacccacaaaTCGCGCTGGGCTGGTAGCAGCTGTGTGTCCAAAGGGACGCAGCTCTTGGGGCTGGTAATggcactttgaaagagaaaatgatacGTGGAGTActagaagatcagcagataccaaacccagccaaaagaagcagatgaacagcagagaatcagcagctacagtttcacgggactgacagactgaaggaaaatgagggcacaATATCTGTCACTCTCTTGAGCAGCcatgattgtttttttccccatttcaagacCTGATGCGAGATATGAGCAACAAAGTCAGATCTTTCTCTAGAAAGAGCATCCATACAAATGCTTGGGAcgctgtcagaagggatttgcttACAAGAGTTTTAGGCCTGTGCAGGCAATGTGTAGGTGCTGTGTGCATCGCTGTTTGTGTTCCAAGTTGcacgtgttgctgtaagaaggaaggcaagtgcaggagcttACTGAGTGCggttgtcttctctctgctcctctgtgcaggacacgtaCCTGAAGAGCAGTGTTCAAGAATGCAGCCTGGTCGATCTCCCTTAACGGCAACGTACGCCCATCCACGATCAACACCTAGCAAGTTTCTGCCTGCCATCAGTGCCATGGCTTCAAGCTATAAGGCCCGTTTTCCTTACTACCCGCTGCCTCAGAGCTCcggcctcccctggatgcccagcacctactacaaaccAGCTGCCATCAACCCAACTTTGGCTCCCTTTTCCAAAAGTTCCCAGGGGATGACCGCCAGCAAGAAGCTTCCTGTCATTGCCAACAGAACAACCTTCATCACCCGGTACACCCCTGAGGACTGGCACAGGTCCAACCTGACCAACTACAGAGAGTCAGAAACTTGCCAGCACAACGCGGAGCGTCTGAGAGTTGATACCTCCCGCATGATTCAGGATAAATatcagcagacagagaaaacacaaggagaaagcaccaaaaacctgggagttcGTGTCCATGATATTGgattttggaaatcggagctctgccgtgagctgggtgagatgatcggggagaccaacgccCTCACGGACttgaagaaaaggctggagagagccttggccgagacggaggcccctctccaggtaagcaccctgtgcagtggcctgcaagctgtagcccactgctgaaacatctgcagccactcagacgtccagttaagtttcactgcagctccgtaacatctagaaagcttttaggaagagACCATTAGTTAGTGATCAACAaatcccttgccatctgctgcatCTCCTATCAGCACATTCTGAGCCCATCAGAACCCACTATTTTTATAAGCAGCTCATCCAAAATCCTGGTTTGGGAGACACAAGCCCACGTCTTGCTACAAGGCTCTGGCGAGGTCGGCATCAAGGCTGACACAGGGCCCTGCATTCAGCTGCGGTtgcaccagggacacgtgtgCTCCCTCACGTTGCTTTAACactgatgttgcagctcggctgctcattgtcagctaaaccagctgcccggggcacttttttcttccGTTTTTGTCCCATCTTGAGATGGGGACTATCCCTCTAGAgaaccctgcccctgcagccaacagtcatggcatgtccccaacaggtcgctcaggagtgcttgcttcagcgggagaagaggatgggcattgACCTCGTCCATGATGACgtggagaaacagctcttcacAGTAAGCTTGGCAACTCAGATCAtgtgtgaaagctatttttaccTAAACTGCCCCGAGGAGGCTTTGCAGCCTTGTTCCCTACCTGGCTCCTTACTGCTGGTGAGGTGCTCAACCTttccaacccccaaaacccgCTGGGCCAGGGAACGGTGTTCCCCCATGCAGCAGCTCTCttagttggtctaataaaagagatgacatcattacatgttttgcctttgcccaggaagtggatgtcatcaggtcgtgccagGAGAGGATGCAGGGGTACCTGgataaggcaaaagcccagctcaCGTAAGGAGAAGCTCCTTATCTCATGCCGTAGGGCTGATGGGCCTTTGCAGTTGGGATGTGAACCCCCAGCAGACCCCGACCTCTACCCACATCCCGCAGCTGTAAAACCCACGCAGGCTCCATGGGAAGCGGGCGGTGATGCtcatgggaggacagagctgcccgggcgggagctgcggggaagtggaacggggaggaagccgTTCCACCCGTACATCCCCACCGATGGctgttgtttgcatgttgaaggtccaacagGGTGGCCCAGCACgagctggagagagacctggccaacaagcaggcggCCCACCGCATCGATGACAAGTGCCACCACCTGAGGAACACCTCCCACGGCATCAgctactaccgaggggtggagcgggtcgatgccacgtgagtgcacgctgGGTGGCACGCGAGCAGCAAGCTGTCCCGGGGATGCGCggtgcctttccctggcagggagctgctggtccccagTCCACTGTAAAGGCAGGTCCATCCTGCCTGGAGACACCGGCTTCAGAGGGGCCATTTCTCTCTgctcattattattatcatcattattattctcattcttattctattgttgctgttcttttcctttctgttattgttcttctacttaactgtcttttatctccacacacaagttttcccttccctttcccctcctattctccttcttctccttgcccttctggaggaaagggggagaactgcacgagtggctgcatggtcctagctgccggctggggctaaAACACGACCTATGGTCAAAATAAAAGCGTAGATTAAAGCTACATTTGACCCACGCTGCTCGCTGGCAGGGTCCTTGCCTGCCCACGTCCAGCTTCAGCAGCAGGGGCTTACCAGGGGCCTCGCCTTCCtcccaggatctcggtgccggaGTCCTGGGTCAAATTCACGGATggcaacatcctccgctcccagagcgaacgggcggcctctgccaagctgcgggacaacaccaggaacctgctggaggtGACGGCCAACGAGATGCGGTGCCAGTTCAACAGggtgaacgtcgccttcaccagCCGCATCGCCGAGACAGCGGACGCCAAGCgcaagattcagacccacctggccaaggtagcctgaacccctccctttgggtgtgacactgtcacttcccagggacacctccgaagcaggaccctccacgcagacctggcccaaGGAGAGGAACGGTGGCTGCAGGAAGCTGGTTatagtgtcattttctgttagaaactccaagtcctggggactttcttcttggagcaggaggagctggcactgtGATTTCATCTCAAGGGATCCTGTCTTTTGCTAGCGCATCCTAGctggcagcctggcagcacagggatttccagcagaaaaggccacCGCTGGTTGCATCTCCTGGGAGTTACTTCAgaagcgctggctgccctgcagagagtctttgctgggcctctgctgggctgcctgccggggggttcgcaggcttgcttctcccccaaggacgtgctttcactctcagtgctctgtggttgctgcacgggTATCCGTGTGCTTGCTCTGCCAAGCAGAGGAAGTGGAGATCAGTGACGGACACCTGGCTCGGACCAGTCGGTCTCATGGAAAGCCTCCTGAAAAGTGCTCCACACCGTATTGATTCACTGAGTGGAGACTGGGCTGGCAGTGTTGCGGGCTGGTGCCAcgtccttcagtgaaaaatgaaaatttttcatgcctgaaaaaccttcccTCTCTGAGTTGCTATTGATGGATGATCAGTTTCTGCAAGCagtagctttgggaagctggtaactcactgtgtccatcactgctccaacacctcctctgacgtgacagcaccagcaaagacaggcttgttttttctgcagacagacaggcgaaaaaggaaattatgttgtcacttgagaaggtattttttcattcatctgtgtgtttcttttttacggCAGACGCTGCGGGAAATCTTCCAAATGGAGATGAACATGGAAGCCATCCAAAAAGCCATGAGGGACCAAGGACCTCCGTTCAaagtggctcagacccggctggaagAGCGCACACGGagaccaaacatggagctgtgccgggacactgcccagctccgGTAAGGCAGGAGCACGGGGCCGGCAGGGTCCTTGAGGAGTCCCGGGTAGTAGCACTCAGGAGCATCACTGGATGACAAAACTagtcatgggatttttttcctaaatagtcctgccagaagggctctgctctaatcaaaaggaatgagcaggtatcccagcctttgggtgctgggagagctctgcaccCACAAAGGAGGCTGGGCACAAAGGATCCTGTGCCCAAGACGCCCTTCAGCAGGACCAGGCTCGAAACCACCCACGTGATGGGACCGTTAATCAGGGTTCCttactgttttccagccttgtcaacgaggtccACAAAATTGATGAGACGGTCCAGAGCCTTCAGCAGCGTCTGAGAGACACTGAGGACACCCTGCAAATGCTGGCTCGTGCCAAGTCGGTCTTGCAGCATGACCTGGCCATCAAAGCGAACTCGCTCTTCATcgaccaggagaagtgcatggggatgcgcaagacctttcccagcactgcgCGGCTGCTGGGTTCTgtttaggctgggctcagccaacCTCACGTTCTCTGTTGCGGGAGGGATCCCCAGTGTTgataagatgctttgaaaatccatGATTAGATTTTCACTTCCTGATGAAAGCCCCAAGTAGAAATTAAACGCTCATTTGGTGTgttaaattttgtggttaaatggcagtactccaggtggggtctcacgagagcagagtagagggggagaatcacctctctcgacctgctggccacgcttcttttgatgcggcccaggatgggattggccttctgggctgcaagtgcacatcgttggctcatgttcagcttttcatcaaccaagacccccaagtccttttccgcagggctgctctatcacatcaacccccagcctgtattgataaggaggattgtcccgacccaagtgcaggaccttgcactcggccttcttgaatttcatgaggttcgctcaggcccacctctctggcttgtccaggtccctctggatgacaacccgtccctctggcatgtcgactgcaccactcagcttggtgtcacctgcaaacttgctgagggtgcacttgatcccactgtctaaatcattgatgaagatattaaacagcactggtcccagtacagatccctgagggacaccgcttgtcactcctctccaactggacatcgagccattgaccaccaccctctggatgcgaccacccagccagtttctttcccactgaacagtccgcccatcaaatgcgtatctctccaacttagagagaagggtgttgtggggaaccgtgtcaaaggccttgcagaagtccagataggtgatatccgtagctcttcccttgtccactgatgcagactGCATTTGATTCAGGCCCCGGTGCTCAGTGGATCCCCACACATCAAGCACAGCCCATGCCGGTTTCCTCCATGTATTTAGACACCAAAGTCACAAGGCAGTACACTCCCAGTTACAAGGGCTGCTCAGGAATTTACACACCAGTCTCATATCTTCAatcactgctcctgcctggaggaagggtcttcacctgggcaaggggcttcttggcctgcagctgtgttttttaGTATTATCATGAAGATGGTTCAGTCAAGGACACCTGGACTTGGGTATTCACTGCCAAAGTGGCGTTGTTGGGAGAAACATCTTGATCAGATGTTCAGTTAAGGTCTTAGTGTCCCAGGTAGACCAAATAATTAGGCTAcagatgttccttcaaacaattccctttgatcctctccttagcaactACCTGCAATCATCCTTAACTATTGTGTCGCGGATGAAAATActtgacacggttatgatttagcaaaagttattaatgatgtaaggtagattgagaggttgaattttagcagcatttaatCATTAACTGATTTAGGGATTCACAaagtgagcaaacaaaataattgaataataccCAAGCACACACACGTACAGGTCTGCCATCgggaatttcttaatagcaggcaATGCCAGCGAGCCAAAAGGTGCCACTTTTAGGTCCTGCACACGCATGGGTGGACAGAAGAGCATCCCcatgtaggaatgtatctgagagaaaatggccgtgtgagccagcctccctactgtgagagatta of Rissa tridactyla isolate bRisTri1 chromosome 2, bRisTri1.patW.cur.20221130, whole genome shotgun sequence contains these proteins:
- the LOC128906014 gene encoding tektin-3-like yields the protein MQPGRSPLTATYAHPRSTPSKFLPAISAMASSYKARFPYYPLPQSSGLPWMPSTYYKPAAINPTLAPFSKSSQGMTASKKLPVIANRTTFITRYTPEDWHRSNLTNYRESETCQHNAERLRVDTSRMIQDKYQQTEKTQGESTKNLGVRVHDIGFWKSELCRELGEMIGETNALTDLKKRLERALAETEAPLQVAQECLLQREKRMGIDLVHDDVEKQLFTEVDVIRSCQERMQGYLDKAKAQLTSNRVAQHELERDLANKQAAHRIDDKCHHLRNTSHGISYYRGVERVDATISVPESWVKFTDGNILRSQSERAASAKLRDNTRNLLEVTANEMRCQFNRVNVAFTSRIAETADAKRKIQTHLAKTLREIFQMEMNMEAIQKAMRDQGPPFKVAQTRLEERTRRPNMELCRDTAQLRLVNEVHKIDETVQSLQQRLRDTEDTLQMLARAKSVLQHDLAIKANSLFIDQEKCMGMRKTFPSTARLLGSV